ACCATAAAAGTGGTCCATACTACTTGTGCACTAGACTTTGTGTCTTATGATAGCTTTGTATAAGAAATAGACCACTAAAAAGTTCTCTGGCCTTCTGTATTCCGTTTAAATATGACCTAAAACATGTTGTGCCAGGTTTCTTGTTATTGATGTGATCCATCTGTGGTTCTCACATGTCATTTGTGAAACACATTTTGACTTGCCACGTTTGAATTGAGTGACATTTCAGAGCAAATGGCAGAAGGGACACAATGTCTTTAACCTTCATGTATCTTTCTTGCTATTTATAACTTTTTTCACATTTCCTCACTGATTTTGAAGGAAATTCTATGGAACATTCTTGATAAATGAGctggaaaaataattaaatttgcCCAAATATTTATAAACAAAAAGGTTCCACATTCATGGAAAACCAgggaattttaaaatgtatattttaaattaattaaattaataaatttaattgtgtaaaatttaatttttttaatgaaatttaagagctttctgtccgtccattgacagcctacgcAACTACCTCTTTCAATCcacagaaaggtactaaagacatcataaaagtaatccatgtaactccagtggtttaacctcatttttatgaatcaatgcaagtactttgtttgcacaaaaaaaatatgtccATTCACAGAAGCACCACGACACTTGTCGAGTCAAGTCAAGTTATCTTCATTTGTACTGcgctttttataattttttgtttgattgtttcAAACAATCAAGATtggcagattgtttcaaagcagcttcacagtaggAATAATAGGAAAATTATTGGACAGAGATCATTTTTTGATtgagtttttgattgaatcacttccattgtaaaaatCGTTAATTATTAACTTATTAACTTACAGTACATGATTTGAATTATAGAAGaagataatgtgttatgtgtatgccaggttaaagagatgtaatattttgtaaataaagtggtaaattgttttgtctttttttttttttttgtgcaaacaaagcactcacgTTGCCTCATAAAATCGAGGTTAaaccactgaagtcacatggactacttcaTGATgcctttactacctttctgaggcttgaaagtggtagttgtgtagctgtcaatggagggacagaaagctctctgatttcatttaaaaaatattcatttgtgttctgaagatgaacaaacgTCTTGGGGGTTTGGAGCGacagggtgaataattaatgacagaatattaatttttgggtgaattaacttTAAATCTGCTCTAATATTTAAGAAGGTAGATATTGCACATCTAGTCAAGTTTGTATAGAGCTAAACTTGCTTTTAAGCCATAATGACATTCGATGTGTCAGTGAATTGTTCTGTACAAGTCAGTCCTTGTCCATGAATGGGTCAAACCAGTTCACAAAAAGTCTGAATCAgcataaacaaacatacaatagTTGATAAGGGACTTAAATTTTATGAATGACAGACATTATATTCTGTTTGGCCCCAGTCATGTATTTACCATCCCTTTACAAGCACTATAGTCAAGtcaatctttatttttatagcgctttatacaatttaaattgtttcaaagcatctACACAGTATTAAACAGGAAAGTAACAGAAATAATGATGCAAACTTCTTTAAATGTGAGACTATGTATGGAAACCTTTgctaatattttcattttcaatagTAACTGACATTATTTAGCATATTCAGTTCTACATGTATgttttttacagtacatttaaGAAAGTATCTAGTATATGCCAAATGTGATTATggtacatttttactgtatatgttATTTTGCCTGAGGCCAAAGCATTAGTCTCAAACTCCGATTGAGGAATCATGATTCTTAAagaataaaaagttttttttttttttttcatgtgaaaTATATCTTGTATCTCAAAAGAGAAGCTATAATACCCTCTATGGAATTTTCAGAAACACAACGATGCATAAATCCTACATGTTTTATAGGTGCAGTACtctgtgtactgtatgtgtgacCACATCGTATGAACCTGCTAAAATCCCACAGGCAACAATTTCATGTGGTTCAGAAAAAAGAGCACCTTTTTCTTCCACTGACGTTGTGGAAgggaaaaaaatctattttcacGCCTAGTGACATTACACATTTTGATTTGAAAAGAAAGGTGGAATGAGCAACCAGTGAAAAGGTGCAAGATTTAATGTACCATGTAGATACTCTGGGAGAAGAAAAGAGGGTCCATTAGAGAAGAAACAGAGAGTCGGCAGCAGTATTATCTTTTTTCCTCTCTCGTCATCTTCTGCTTAATCTTCCTACTAATTAACAGGGGTTCTGTTTAGCGCTGACCATTGATATGACCATGATTCATCTTGATTTCTTTATTTCACATTAGCTGCAGCTTCAAAGCCAGGACAAGCTTACTTATTCCAGTTCAGCTGTTAGTCACACAAACCTACCAATAGAAGGATATGGTAACAGCATTTACAAAGCCTGAAGTGGTTCTTTAGTCAGTGTTGCATTTTGTAATATTGTTTGATATCTCTTTTCTCCTAATACTCATTTGTGCTGTACTGTAGAATCCATGTCAATACATCAGAAAGCTGGACAGTGTGCTGTATGCTGACATTGAagttcaccccccaaaaaagaaCATTCTGTTGTTGTTAACACATGTAATTTAAAACCAGTATGATTTTCTTATGTGGAACACAAAACATGATGCTTTGCAGAATGTTCATGCTGCCCTTTTTCATGCAGTAAGCAGAAGTTGTGTACAATTCTTtatcgttattttattttatttattttgttaatgtatttacagtaatttaattttgtaatgAGGCTTTTTCATCATTATGGCCCattaaaatatctgaataaattaattttacttCTGAAAATAAAAGCACTCATTATATAAAAAGTCTACTTAAGGTTTctatgaattgcattttttatatatttttaaacaaatgaatagATATTGCCATGacactttaatgttaatttatagaTATACAAtttttcatgttaattcatgaaTTTTAACGTgcaactttttaatattaaaatgtatgagtagTTTACCATTAAATTCTTTTTTAACATGTTTGAAAAaagtatcttatgctcaccaaggctgcatttatttgacagtaatattgtcacatgacccttttgaatggcagtgtgtatataaattaacattaccAAGTTTAGTAAGTGCTGTAAAAGCATTATAAGTATTTTTTGCTCATGTTACCTATTATGTTGTTGTACATTACTGGAaagcaggggtctcaaactctgCTCCTAGAAAGCTTCTGTCCTGGAAAGTTCAGCtccacacctgaaccagctaatcaggGTGTTCAGGGTTACTTGAAAATTCCTGGCAGGTGTGTTGGAGCAAGGTTTGATGGGTGCTTGCAAATAGGGTTCCACGATAATggttaaaatgaaaatcacaattattttgctcaaaaaaatttatttgtgCAGAATTTCACAATGAACATTGCTAAACtctaacatacatgtttgtTAGTGTTGTCAGATCAGCAGCACAAGTGCGTACTTGTAAAAAGACCGTgagtgtttagggtgccatttgtgACAGTGCAGAATCTGCAGGAAGGTAgctctccaggagcagggttgaagaACCCAgctataaagtgttaccgatgaTGTAAGGATTTACATTTTTgcatgaactatccctttaaatttacTGCTATTGGCTATGACATTAACAGGAACAGCTTATTCAAGATTCATGTAATGAGATAATGCGAAAGTATATTTTCATTCAGAGCTAAGAAATCTAAGTGTTAAACATATCTGCACATTAAGCCAATATATCATTATGAAAATGgatttccataaaaaaaaaaaaaaatgtgttttttaataGGGTGTTTTGAATTCCTTCTACACAGAAAAGGAAGTCAAATCTGAGCTGCAGGTGAGATCTATGAGGCCATGACAAGATGTGACCTCTGTGATTCTCAGATAAGCTATATGGCTCAATATCACACCGCTTGTGACTGCTAGGACCATCAGGCTGTTCCACACCAGTGCCTTGTTCCAACTTCCGGTCCTCTAATTTGATCAGAACTAAAGTTACTTGTTGACCCCCGGCCTGATCACAACTTATATAGGGTTGATGTCACTTTTGACCCCAAGAACTCTACCAAACCCTGGAGCTCAACACCTCCGGTTACCAGGGGACctgattctctctctctctctgccttaATGGAGACCAAACTCCTACAATGAACCATCACAGAGGGTTGTAATTGTAGATTTAAACTCATGTAATTACTGTATGTGTAACAATGAAAAATGGCAAATGTTAACAATCTGGTACGTCacctctttctctttttctaaTGTTTGCTGAGTGTTGTACATGTTTGAAATCTGTATGTGACTGGAAAAAAACTCTCGGGATGACCAATGTgacctttattttattctgttgttttgttttgcaaagaAGCTGGAGCACATTTggtaaaagttttaaatgtgTGAAATGTCTATGTGAAAGTGAACACAAAATACCTGCAGGACCTGTTTgattttcattctttttttctgttcttctcATATGCAGTGCAAATATTTCAGGTTTCTTTCTCTGATTTCTGCTAAAAAACTGTATTCAGCATCTAAAACAACTGTGAAATTTATCATTtagtctttattttattttataaaaaaaataagggTCAAGTACTATTGGAAAGCACTTGACAACCTTGCCATATAATGAGTTTTTGAGTGTGTTTCCATGAATCATAAACCCACTGTGTATTCATACTTGTGTTTGAATCAACCTCAGATATTGATCTCTTGAGTATGAACATCAAATCACTGCCATCGCCGTATAAGAAGCACTCCAGTAATTTGTCCACAAAGGTTGTGGCCTTGTTGACTTCTTATCCATTTATTAATCTGAAAAACCCAGTTGTTATTCTCACAGCACTGCTTTATTATTACAATCCACCTATAAAAGTAAGCATGTACatacttaaaatgtaattttggacattctaaaacaatttgtaatgtttctgtgatgcaaatTGGTTTGCAATTGATAATCCATATAgtaaatataaaaccattagaAAAATGCTACAATAGCACAGTGTTACAACAACTGCACACTTATGATAAGCCAAACCACCAGTGTGTTTAATCACAACTGCATTATGTTGCGATAgatattctttatttttgttataatgCTATTTAGCCTATACAATATAAATCACATGAGCTTAAATTTATCATTTGGTAAGGTAGGCTATTTTGGTTCACATTAAAACCTGACAATAGTTGTTATTCTTTTCTATTTTTGAGCTTTTTATAACACAGGGATAACCAGTATTGTGCAGAATTACAGCTGTGACATCAAATACTGCATCATATTTTGCTTGGTGAGCTACTAAGATGACGTCTGTGCTGTGTGATGTGTGTTCAGACAGACAAATTGGACCTTTTAGCTCAGAGAAATCACAGAAGCATGAAAGATTGATCTTTAGTTACCTTGTTTTagatattcttttttttttttttttgagccaaTGGAGAATAAACTAGCATGCAATATACAATTTGCACCATCACCCCAAACTTTGTCTTCTCCATTCCATTCTCTCTACAGAGAACATGTTCAGCTTTCATGCTGTTAAACAGGTCCTGCTCTTTGTTGTTGTCTATGGCAATGTTAGTGTATAAAAGCATGTATCACGTTTCTTATAGATGTAAAATATCCCATGAAAAGCACAGTCGAGAAATTGAAATGTCCTACAGTGTCATgtatttttctatttgaaaaatCGAATGCATATATAAAAAGACAAGATATGAAAGATATGAAATATCGTAGGCTCTTCAGTGTATTTTGGGTTTGTCATGACTGAAAGGGCATTAGCCTGCCTCTCATCAGAATGTCCTCTGTGTAATTTAACCATAAAGTGTTAATTGggagaaaagaaaatattctgTAGCGAAAGAAAAAAGCCAATGAATTCTCATGTGCCAAATTTGTTCTGACACAAGCAGtgttcaaataaatatgaataaagttTGCATTCCTAAAGATATTCGgagatgtttgtttttcttgGGTAGATTatagtttaattttattttaatttaattgtggAGCAGTAATTTGCATAATCTATTACAGTAAGCTACTAATAAGAGGAAAACTTATACAtacatttgtacatttatttattaatatagatTGCATTTGTAATATGTACAGATATTTTCACCTGCCAGTCAGTTTATTTGAAATGAATATTGAGAGGCACACAGCCATGGAGAGAATGATAAAACTGTGATTAGTTATACACAttaaaacacattcaaatattACAGGCAACTGGTCGCTGTAGGTAGTAGATCTCACGGTAACCAGTCTGAGTCCTCTTGTGCCAGCGCGTTCTGCAAGCTCTCCTTATTCCTGAGAGTGTTCAACAGGAGCTCCAGAGATTTGACCACAGGCTGCAGACTACCTCCGCTCTGTCTCTTCCCAAACCGCCCGATGGGTCTCACACCGCGACCCACATACCAGAAAGGGTCGATCTCTGGACCTGATTGGGACAGGTTAAGACAAATGTGGCATTTTTGGCGTACCCATACATATTACAaatagtgtctgtctatttgttGTCAACAATTAATCTAATTCCAGTTTTACTATTATATTCATATCATTAACAACTAGAAAGATCTcagtaatacattatttaaatacattcagtatgtcggtaacactttacaataacgttcattagttaactttagttaactacattcgttaacatgaactattaatgaactgcacttctacagcatttatcaatctttgttaatgttaatttcaatatttgctacattattaaaatcttgttaacatttgttaatgcactgtgaactaacatgaacaaacaatgaacaactgtattttcattaacaatAAAGAagatttgcaaatacagtaacaaatgtattgctcattgttagttcatgttatgcattaactaatgtttaactaatgaacctcattgtaaagtgttaccagtatGTCTTATGATCGGTTTTATGTTcttgtataaaatgcattaaaatagatataatgcattaaaagggATTTTCTTTGGCAGCTTAAACAATGTGCTGTGGTCACATCTAAATTAACTGGTTTTATTCAAGTCAAAAACATAAATTAGTATGACTGAATCAACTTCTTTTGAGGTTACaccaatgaaaataatttttaggtTGTTAAATCAAGTTCAAATAACTCCTTAAGACAGCAATAGCACAGTTATTTGACTAAAAAGGGGTAAAAAGTTACTTGGCATATACAGTGAAAAATTATATTAGATTTAAGAGAAATATActtgtaattttactgtaaaacaatgtacataTATAAACTGATTATAAACTGTATGTATTGCCACCTCGTACAGTCAAAATATGTATTCTATTTAATAATGTacagtaaaagtaaaaagtctCCTGATGATGTTAATAGGTTTGTTGCTATGCTTTATGGAAAGTGAATATTCATgaatattaggctatataaaatataatataacatatcaGTATATTTTAGGCTACAAAACAGATTCAAGCAATTCCAGCAGGTTGgcatattaacattatatcagttcaTCAAATAGGTCATGAACCATAAAATATACGCAGGCGCAAAAATGCTGTTAGTGtcactgattttttttcatcCATTTTACTTGATGGTAATCTTAACAAGATTTTcctttacattttatacatgtTAATTATGTATTATGACAGCgattacaattatttatgaaaatatataactGATTACACAgtgcattttaatgcattacgAATACTTTTAAAGAATATTTCTATAATCCTCAACTGACTGATACTGCGTGCTCCTCTATTTGTCATCCAATGTTAAGTCGTCTCTTGAAGATGTTATGCGAATACTATGAATAACAAATTCATCACAATGAAAAAACTGATCGggggaaggaaaaaaaaaacttacttcTGTTATCGACATTGTGGACGATGTGGAGGTCGTGCTCGACTGTAGTGCCGTGTGCAGAGGTCTCAGTGGCGGACAGAATGAGCAGCAGCAAGAACGCGACCGTCCCCAAGCGCGAGCCTATCAGGCACTTAGTCACGGGCCGAGTGAAGGCGGTGGGCAGCATGCTGAGTCTGATACAGGGCACTGCACGACACAAAGCAGCTGCATGAAAGTAAGCACAATGCTTCTATTTTATTAAATGATCTGTGTAGTATGTATattaattaaagtaaaaaactGATCAACTATTACACCATTGAAAGTAATTTTACGGGAAAGTAAAGTTTCAGGTAGAAACTGCTCATTTTGTGCACTAGAAACCATAATCAAAAATTCctcacaaaattaataaaacaaattattttcacCTATATAAATATCGTTACTTTAATGAGAACTTCAATTCCTGCTGAGAAATTAACTTTAGAAACcaccaaaaacatttttatttaatatctaCCTCTATTGATTAAATCAGAAAGAGTTGTTGGACTTACATGTGTCTTTGGACGTTTGCTCTTCAGTAAAACCTGTTTTCTGGGGTCAGAGTCCAAGTAATTCAGGAATGTGAAGATGCCGTGCTTATATATCGCAAGGAGTCTGTCACAAAATGGATTAGATCACGTCAATCTTGCAGGACATCCCTCTTTACACACGCACACCTCCCACTTCctcccttcctcctcctcctctcatCCCCCATCAGCATCTCCACTGCTTTGATCCCTTGACTTGGACCCTATCACAGTGAAAGAGCAATGAGAACTCATCCATTTGTGAATCAGACACGTTCTGACGCACTACATCAGCAGATCTCTGACACACAACATTAActtcttcttaaaaaaaatacaccaCATCAAATGCCACAGGTTGACTGAGATTTTGAATTTGAGAGCTACAGCAGAAGCCaaggattttattttatgagcgaattattcctttaaatagTTAAAGTTTGattcaaacattttcataaacactATGAACATGACCAGtcacaggtgaagtgaatatcGTTGATCATCTCAACGGCATTCTTGTGGGTTGCTCTCGGTCAGCAGATGTGAGAATTTACCAACAGGGTCTAAGAACCACAAACTGGCGACAAGGTGTTGGGCAGCCAAGGCTCACAGATGTACGAGGGCAACGAAGGCCATCCCATCTGCTCCAAGCCAACTGAAGATCTACTGTGGCACAAGTCACCCAAAATTTCAAATGAAGTTTAATttaacaaagttcgggaggagcaCGTTCAAGTAATCCAACCAATCAACGCCAGAGGAATCTGTATATATAGCCATTGCTCACCTCTGTCTCGCTACAGTTTCactgcatccctccaccaccccatcgCTTCACTCTTGGCTGGTTCCTATCCCAGTCAAGGAGGGGGattactctgggttcgggccaaattcCGAGCTTGGAGCTCTCCCCcagacagcacaccaaataagCATAATTTACTATAGGCCTATCTAAATGTTATGTACTTCTGAACTTGTGAATGATAGTTATGGGATGGATGTGTCACaacacacagtgcatcacactcctaatttactgcttattaatagttagtaaggtagttgttaagtttaggtattgggtactattaagaatgtagaataaggtcatgcagaataaggcattaatatgtgcttaataattactaatacatagacaatattctagtaatatgcatgctaataagcaactagttaaaagaccctaaaataaagtgtttctgGTGTGACCAATTAAAGTGCCTCTGATGACCCGTGTCCACTGTCGAAAGCACTTACAATGGGCATGCAAGTATCGAAACTGGACCTTAGAGCAGTGGAAAAAGGTCACCTGGTCCAATGAGTCCCGTTTTCTTCTACATCACGTGGACGCCATGTACGTGTGGGCTGTTAACCTGGGGAAGTGATGGCACCTGGATGTACTGTGGGACAGGCCATGGATGTGAGTGTGATGCTCTGAGTAATGTTGTGCTGGGAAACCCTGGGTGTGGCcattcatgtgcacgtaaactTGACAAGTGCCACCTACCTAAACACTGTTGCAGACCAGATGCACTGCACACATTGTTCAGATATGGTTTGAGGATCATGATGAAGATGTGTTGccctggcctccaaattccccagatctcaatccattTGAGCATCTCTGTGATGTGTTGGACCAACAAGTAAGATCCATGGCATCTCCACCTCGCAACccacaggacttaaaggatctgctgctaatgtCTCGGTGCCAGGTACCACaggacaccttcaggggtcATGTAGAGTCCATGCCTCGGCGGGTTGGTGCTGTTTTTGGCAGCATGCGGAGGACCAATGGCATATGGTTATAATtgcaggtggtcataatgttttggctcatcaaTTCTGGCTCATTTCATTTTTGTATATTAATTTTTGAGGTATGTATGCATAAATATTTGATCTTTGTGCATGTCCGGAGTTTTTGTGAATGGGTTATTGTCATTGGTGTTacaaccatatatatatatatatatatatatatatatatatatatatatatatatatatatatatatatatatatatatatatatatatatatataaattcaacATAAAATAGTTGTTGATGTGTGTAGTTCTGCTCTGTGTTCCAGGAGCAGCCAGCAGTGAGCATCAGGTGCAAGTCTGATGATGAGGATGAGAGAATAGCCCCACCACCACACATGCAGCAAATAAGGTCTAAATCCATCTGCATTTATTACCATAATGATATTACAAATATGAGATGTCCCCAATACAAACAGATGCACCACAAAAAAAATCCTCTCATCTAGAGTATGCATCCAATGAGATGCTAGAGATGAGCTGCTTTTCCAATAATCTGTCATTATGGGCTCAAACACTGAATGTGCTGGAAccttactgtgtgtgtgtgtgtgtgtgtgtgtgtgtgtgtgtgtgtgtgtgtgtgtgtgtgtgtgtgtgtgtgtgtgtgtgtgtgtgtgtgtgtgtgtgtgtgtgtgtgtgtgtgtgtgtgtgtgtgtgtgtgtgtgtgtgtgtgtgtgtgtgtgtgtgtgtgtgtgtgtgtgtgtgtgtgtttctgattttatttagtacttgttacccagcatgctttgcagcTGTGGTCAAATCAGAGTAAGTCTGATTTGATTATGCTAgtactataaaaatatatttatatttctaaaGCAAATTCATAGTTCGAGTTGCAAATTTTGTTG
The nucleotide sequence above comes from Chanodichthys erythropterus isolate Z2021 chromosome 23, ASM2448905v1, whole genome shotgun sequence. Encoded proteins:
- the prlh2 gene encoding prolactin releasing hormone 2, encoding MLPTAFTRPVTKCLIGSRLGTVAFLLLLILSATETSAHGTTVEHDLHIVHNVDNRSPEIDPFWYVGRGVRPIGRFGKRQSGGSLQPVVKSLELLLNTLRNKESLQNALAQEDSDWLP